A single genomic interval of Sphaerodactylus townsendi isolate TG3544 linkage group LG08, MPM_Stown_v2.3, whole genome shotgun sequence harbors:
- the KLHL24 gene encoding kelch-like protein 24 has translation MVLILGRRLNRGDSRAQESPVSKRKVFEMDPKSLSGHEFFDFSSGSSHAESILQIFNEFRDSRLFTDVVICVEGREFPCHRAVLSACSSYFRAMFCNDHRESREMLVEINGIFAEAMDCFLQYVYTGKVKITTENVQYLFETSSLFQISILRDACAKFLEEQLDPCNCLGIQRFADTHSLKTLYTKCRNFALQNFEVVSQHEEFLELGKDELSDYICSDELVISKEEMVFEAVMRWIYRAVDLRRSVLPELLTHVRLPLLHPNYFVQTVEVDQLIQNSPECYQLLHEARRYHVLGNEMMSPRTRPRRSTGYSEVIVVVGGCERVGGFNLPYTECYDPMTGEWKSLAKLPEFTKSEYAVCALRNDILVSGGRINSRDVWIYNSQLNIWIRVASLNKGRWRHKMAVLLGKVYVVGGYDGQSRLSSVECYDSFSNRWTEVASLKEAVSSPAVTSCVGKLFVIGGGPDDSTCSDKVQSYDPDTNSWLLRATIPIAKRCITAVSLNNLIYVAGGLTKAIYCYDPLEDYWMHVQNTFSRQENCGMSVCNGKIYILGGRHENGEATDTILCYDPATSIITGVAAMPRPVSYHGCVTIHRYNEKSFKL, from the exons ATGGTACTAATATTAGGACGCAGACTGAACAGAGGGGATAGCCGGGCTCAGGAGTCCCCAGTATCCAAACGTAAAGTATTTGAAATGGACCCAAAGTCTTTATCAGGCCATGAGTTTTTCGACTTCTCTTCTGGATCATCCCATGCTGAAAGCATACTCCAGATCTTCAATGAATTTCGTGACAGCCGCTTGTTTACAGATGTAGTAATCTGTGTAGAAGGCAGAGAATTTCCCTGCCATCGAGCCGTTCTTTCAGCCTGCAGTAGCTATTTCAGAGCTATGTTTTGCAATGACCACAGAGAAAGCCGAGAAATGTTGGTAGAAATCAATGGAATTTTTGCAGAAGCTATGGATTGCTTTTTACAGTATGTATATACAGGCAAGGTAAAAATCACAACAGAAAATGTGCAGTATCTCTTTGAAACATCAAGTCTCTTTCAGATAAGCATTTTGCGTGATGCTTGTGCTAAGTTTCTGGAAGAGCAACTGGATCCTTGCAACTGCCTAGGAATCCAGCGTTTTGCTGATACACATTCTCTGAAAACACTTTATACAAAATGTAGAAATTTTGCACTGCAAAACTTTGAGGTTGTATCCCAGCATGAAGAATTTCTTGAGCTTGGAAAAGACGAACTTAGCGACTATATTTGCAGTGATGAATTGGTAATTAGTAAAGAGGAGATGGTTTTTGAAGCAGTCATGCGCTGGATTTACCGTGCTGTTGACCTCAGACGCTCAGTACTACCAGAACTTCTGACCCATGTAAGGCTGCCTTTGTTACACCCTAACTACTTCGTTCAGACAGTAGAAGTGGACCAGCTGATCCAGAATTCCCCTGAGTGTTATCAGCTGCTGCATGAAGCAAGAAGGTATCATGTTCTAGGAAATGAAATGATGTCCCCAAGAACTAGGCCACGAAG GTCAACTGGCTACTCTGAGGTGATAGTTGTAGTTGGCGGTTGTGAACGAGTCGGAGGCTTTAATTTGCCTTACACTGAATGCTATGACCCTATGACAGGGGAGTGGAAATCACTGGCAAAATTACCAGAATTTACAAAGTCTGAGTATGCAGTTTGTGCCTTAAGGAATGATATCCTTGTTTCAG gtggaaGAATCAACAGCCGTGATGTGTGGATTTATAATTCTCAACTTAACATTTGGATCAGAGTTGCCTCTCTAAATAAAGGGCGATGGCGTCATAAGATGGCTGTCCTTCTTGGTAAA gtgtATGTAGTCGGTGGATATGATGGGCAAAGTCGACTAAGCAGTGTAGAATGTTATGACTCATTTTCCAATCGATGGACAGAGGTAGCTTCTCTTAAAGAAGCTGTGAGTTCACCAGCAGTCACCAGCTGTGTAGGCAAACTGTTTGTGATTGGAGGCGGTCCCGATGACAGCACATGTTCTGACAAG GTTCAGTCATATGATCCTGATACAAATTCTTGGTTGCTCCGTGCAACAATCCCCATTGCAAAGAGATGTATAACAGCTGTATCATTAAACAATCTCATCTATGTTGCTGGAGGACTCACAAAGGCAATATATTGCTATGATCCACTTGAAGATTACTGGATGCATGTACAAAATACATTCAGCAGACAG GAAAACTGTGGCATGTCTGTATGTAATGGCAAGATCTATATCCTGGGCGGGAGGCATGAAAATGGAGAAGCCACAGATACTATTCTTTGTTACGACCCTGCAACCAGCATTATCACAGGAGTAGCGGCCATGCCCAGGCCAGTCTCATATCATGGCTGTGTGACTATTCACAGATACAATGAAAAGTCCTTTAAACTCTAA